The genomic DNA AATGATTCCAACAATCGCTCTCGACCGAAAATTTCTCCTTCCGGACTTTGCGTGTCAGGTGCTCCATCGCTGTAGAGTAAGACTTGTTCGTTGGATTTCAGGTGGAGTCGTTTTACTTCCCATTGAGCATCCTCATCAATTCCTAAAAGCATTCCAGTGCTGTTTAACAGAGAAATTTCATTCGAGGTATTGAGGAGATATCCGGGATCATGACCTGCACTTGCCCAGCAAAACTCAAAAGTCTCCGGATTCCAGCATCCCAGAAACATCGAGGCAAAATTCCCGGGTAACACGGTTCTGACAAATCGCCGATTGATTTCGGAAATGATTGAAACGGTATCGAAGGGAGGCTGTTCTGCAGCCGAAAGCAAGAGTGATTTCAGCATCGTTGCCCCCATCGCAGCTGGTATGCCGTGGCCTGTAACATCGGCCAGACAAATGAGCCAGGTTCCATTTGACAGGGGGACAAAATCGTAGTAATCACCTGCAACTAAATCGGCTGGTTGAAACAGGTGAGCGGCCTGCAGGCCCGGCAAGCGAACCTCAGATGGTAACAGGTATTGCTGAATCTGCTGAGCTTTGACCATTTGCAACTGACGTTCACGATCATTGTTCTGCAAGGTTTGGCTCATCGAATTAATGGCCTGCGAGAGCCTAAGCATTTCATCACACTTGAACAGCGGAGACTCCGCTCCAAAATTACCAGCTGCGATTTCATCGACCGTTTCCAAAAGCAAATTCAGCGGCTTCCCAACCACTTGCACTAATACGACATTCACAATCCCCGCAGCGATTAAACCGAGTGACCCCAGTACGAAAAGCTGTAACTGGAGATCCTGACGAATCGTTTTGCGGACGGCGTTTAAGTTTTCTGAGACATAAACAGTAATCCCATCTCCTGCATAACTGGCAGCTACCAGCATGTGGTCCGCAGCCTGCTCACGATGATCTTTGGATACAGCGGCTTTGGCAATCGTTGAAAATAATTCAGGAGGTTCATCCAGATGTGCTTGAGCCTGGATCAGCTCTCCATTGATCTTCACGGCGATACTATGGCATTGCAAAGTCGCTTTTTGCATTTGAGCACAAACGGTATCAATATAGCTCTGAATATCTGCGGTATGATGATCGCTCTGGAGGTGACTGGCGGCACCGTGAATAGCAATTGCTTCATCGTTAAGGCTGAGATACTTTTTGTGGACTTCATTTTCCATTTCACTGCTGTATCGAAAAATCAACAGAGCAACAATAGCGATGCCCAATACGCTATTAACGATTAGCAACAACTGAAAGCTGATTGACCAGGGTCGCGTCCCATAGTTCCACCATTTCGAAAACAACGTCTGCATTACTCATTTTCCAAGGCTCAAAGTCTCAAGTTGATTACTGGTTTTAGCGAAAACACTGCCCAAATGCGAACAGGATTTGGACAGTGTAAGATTTGATCATTTATGATTTTCGAATATCAAAGTGAATAATCATGCTAAGCCACTTCTGCGATAGCGATTTCCAGGATGACTCCCTTAACGAGTCGGATTTTTCAACTCACTTTAGTTCACTTCAACGCCTCATCGCCTGCTATCGAATTGAAACTTGCAGGTATCAGGGTTGCCTTAATGCCATGACGATTGGCGTTCGGGCTGCCTGGATAGCCGGGATGATTCCGGCCAGTACTCCAACTATTGCGGAAACCAGTAAGCCAGCGACTGCCAGGTGGATTGATGGTCGAAAGGCAATCGTGACACCTTCTGCTCCAATCGCCAACCCGCCCCAGGCAAGGATGGAAAGAGCGAATGCGGTTCCCAGTATGCCTCCAGCCAGGCACAGGAGCAGGCTTTCCGCGATGACGATGCGAAAAACGCGAGCAGGACGCACTCCGACGGTCTGCAGCACGGCGTGTTCCTTAATTCGGTCCTGAACAGCCATCACCGTTGTCGTCGCAACCAAGGCAAGTACGAGACCGACGCAGGCGTAGCCGAGATAGTGGGCGAACCCGATCAGGTCGACCAGGTCAGAAAGTGTGCTTGTCTGAAAGGCTCCTTTGCGACGGGTGGTCGTGGCAACCGGTCCTGCACGGAGTGCCTCGTCAATAGAAGATGCGACTTCATCGGGATCTGCATTGTCCGTGAGATGGACTTCATGTTGGGTCACCAAGCCAGCCGAATCGAGTCCGCGTGTGTATTGCAGAAATTCCAGTCCTGTGTAAATTAAATTCTCTTCTGCGGGAACATGTGACGAGAAGATCCCCACCACCTGGACATCCAGATCGCCAATCGAGAATTGATCGCCCGTCTTGAGGTTTCTCCGCATTGCCACATTCCGCCCCACGATTGCTGCATCGCGGCGGCTTTCATAATCGCTCCAGTTACCTGAGATCAACTTCAGGTTCCGAGCCGTCTGCAACTGCTTTGGAGGAGCCCCGTTGAAAACCACAATATCGAGACTTGCCCGACAGTTGTTCGTCCATACCTGCACTGGCATCACATCTTTAACGCCCGGAATCTCGGCGATTCTCCGCGCATAATCTTCAGGCAATCGACTGCTCGTTGGACAGAAGCGGTTTTCCTGAAAGACAATCAGCGTTCGCTGGGCATCTTCATCGAAAGTGAGCCTCTCCAATCCCTCTTGAACAGAACCGACAAAGCAAAACACGAACATCGCCACAGCTGCTCCGCTGACAGTCAACATCGTACGCGCTCGATGTCGCCAAATTCCTTTGAGGACGTAGGATACGAGTCGAAACATTATTGACCTCCTGTCAGTTGAACATGTTGACCAGAATGGGTTCCGTTTGAATGACCGGAGTCACTCTCAAGAATTTTTCCTTCGTTGAGCACCATCTGACGGGAGGCAATCTGCGATGCTTCACTGTCGTGCGTTACCATCACGAGAGTGATATCGAGTTCTCGATTCAGCCGCTGCAACAGGATTTGAATCTGGTCGCTGGTTTTCGTATCCAGGCTTCCGGTCGGTTCATCGGCAACGACCACCTTAGGATGAGCCACGATTGCACGGGCGATGCCAACCCGCTGTTCCTGTCCTCCGGACATCTGACGGGGATAATGATCGGCTCGATCGCTGAGACCGACCGCTTCGAGGGCGAGTTCGACTCTTCGCCGTCTTTCTGCAGAAGTCAACGGCAGCAATAGAGTCGGCAATTCGACATTTTCGTAAGCCGTCAGAACGGGAATTAAATTGTGCGTTTGAAAGATATATCCGAGATTAGCCGCCCGCCAGTCGGCGAGTTTGCCGCGGGATAATTTTGTCACCTCCACCCCATCGACAACAATCGTTCCCTGATCCGGCTTATCGATGCCGCTGATGAGATTCAGCAGCGTACTTTTCCCAGTTCCACTCGGTCCCATGAGCAATACAAAATCGCCCTGATGAATATCCAGATCGACGTCATTCAGCGGAGAGATAACTTCACCTCCTTTGCTGAACGACTTCGAGAGATTGCGAATTTCGACAAGTGCCATGATGCGTTCCTTTATATTTATGATCGCCCTGCGATCTTTCTCTCAGTTTCCCAGCGAGGCTTCACCAACAACTTCCAGTGCAGCGCCCGGCTTCATCCTCTGTTGTCCTGTGGCGATAACTTTAGAAGTTGGATTGAGTCCGCTGACGACTTCCACAAATTCTTCCGTACCAGCCTTTCCAAGCGTGATTGGTTGCAGCTCGGCTGTTCTGTCTGCAGTCACAATCCAAACCGAGGTTTCCCCTTCCGACGTAATGATCAAATCTCTCGGAATAAGCAGCCGCTCAGTTTCTTGCACATCTTCCCGTTGCGATTCTGGAACTGGTGGTGCCAGGAAGGTCGCGGTGACTAGCATTTCGGGTCGAATCGTAGTCGGTGGGTCATCAATTGCGACCTTGACCTCCAGTGTGTTTTTCTGAATATTCGCAGTCGAGGTCGGCAATAGCACTCGTCCCTTGATCGGATTTTTTGAGGAAGCGGTTTGAATTTCGACTGGTTGTCCCGGCTGGACGAGTGGGACATCTTCAAGACGGACATCGGCCCGGACCTGCAGTTTTGCCGGGTCATACATTGTGACGACCGTGCTGGAACTTTGGCCGGCTGACGATTCCATTCCCATCACGCGCGATCCTGGACTTGCGACGAGATTGAGCACAAGGCCTGTAAAGGGACTGCGAACGGTCGTGCGATCGAGATTCAGTTGTGCTTTTTCGACAGCCAGTTCGGCTTCAACGACTCGTGTTTCTGCATAATGCTGTTTAGCGCGGGCATCATTGAGTTGTTGCGATTCCTCAATCAAAAGCTCAAGTTGAGAACTCAATGCGGCGACTTTTTTCTCCAGCGTGGCAACTTCTTTTTGGAGATAAGGTCCTCGCTGATTGAGTTCTGTCAGTTGCGATTCTGCATCGGAGTATTCGGCACGAGCCTGCTGAATTAGCCGACCGGCGACTGCCTCTTCAGCGGCTTGTTTTCCTTCGTAGTTCTGTTTTGTATAGAGTAAGCGAGCTTCGGCAGATTTGATCAAATGGGGAAGTTTCGCAAGAGTCGTTCTTGTCTGAGCCAGCGAAGATTCCGCATCCGCCAGAGTTGCTTCCAGATGAACGGGGTATTTCACACGAAGCTCTGCGGCTTTGAAATCAGCTTTTGCACTTTCGAGTTCCGCCTTTCTCAACTGCAGTATTGTTTGTGCTTGTCGGAGCGCGAGTTGGGCGTCAATGTCGATCAGTCGAGCAACCGGCTCTCCTTTGTTAACAGACTGTCCTTCCACCACCAGGAGTTCTTCGACGACTCCCTGGGCAAGAGCCGCCACGTTAATAGGCGTCGGTCGCGGTTCCACCCAACCTGCCGCCTGGAACAAAGGCGTTCCTTGTTGTTGGACTTCCGCCCGGCTAGTCAACACGGGGATAACTGTAACTTCGTGACGAGGCATCAGTTGCTCACTGATTGCAACAGACAACAAGGCAACAAACCCCAACAGAATCCCGCCGGGAATCAGGTAGCGCGTAAGCAAAGGCTTTCGCCGAGCTTTTGGCCCTGCTGTCGAATTTCCAGGCCGATCGAGCGCCAGTTCACGCAGGTCGAGTTGAGGTCTTGTTGCTGTTGTCATTTTCTGATCCAAAATGAGAGACTGGGGTGGTGCCGCCCGATAAAACGAACGGCTCCACTCGTTCTCGTTCAGTTACTCTTTCACATAAATCTGGTCAGCGAGTACGGACAAATTGCCGTCGTCGTCCCGCTGAGCCGTTCCATGAACAACCACCATATTCAGCTCCTTCACGCCCAACAGTTTCCGGGCATCCTCAGAGACCGGCTTCCCTTCCGTGTTGACGACCTTGACCGTGGCGATGTTTTCCTTCACCTGATTCTGTTCGCAACAATAGTCCCAGGGAGTGGGGCAACCTTCATCTTCCGAGCAGTAGGGCACTTTGGGATCGACAATTGTGAAAGCGGCCAGTCCATCAATGAAGGGCTTCGAGGAACCACCGATTCTTCCGACAAGCACAACTTCCTGTTTATCCTGGCTCGTTCCACGGGCCTCACCCACTGGAAGTGCTCCCGTCGGTTCCGTACTGGCGAGATAGGTGCTGTCCGTTTTCCCTGTCGATGTCGTTGGACTTCCCGATTGGTCGGCACATCCAATAAGCAGAGTAGCCGAGAGAGTGGCAAAGCCGAACAGGCTGAAAAATTCCTTTTTCATGATCTTCCTTTCAATGCGTTGAAAATTTATCTCCCTGAGGAGATCGTTAAAATACAGTGATTCAAATTGCTTTTAGACTTTCTGCAACCGGAAGTCGCAGTGCTTTCATGGCTGGAGGCAACGCCCCCAGTATTCCCAGTAGTAATCCCACGCCGCATCCGACGAGCAGGCAAACGCCATCCACTCGCAACGCGAACGCTCCCATCGTGAAACGAACTGCGACTCCATTGAGAAACAGGAGCGCTATCGTAGCCGCAAGGAGTGAACCCGCAGCAGCGAGTAAGGCTCCTTCCTGCAGAATGCTCATCAAAATGGCCCGCCGTCGATAACCGACGGCCTGCAACGTGGCGATTTCTCGAATCCTTCCTGCAATTGCGCCATACATCATGTTCAAACCGGCAAAGCCCCCTGCTCCGGAAACCAGCAGTACGATTAACCACGCGAGGATGCGCATTGGCTTGTAATGTTGTTGCAATGAAGCGTAGTACTCGACTTCGCCAACTGCCTGCAGTTCCAGATCCGTTCGTTCTTTGCAAAACAGAGCCACAGTCGCAGCAGTGGACTTCGGAGTAAGAGCCATCGCCACAATGCTGATGTCCTGTCTTTTTAACGCCTGCTGAAAGTCGGGCAGTCGACACCAGATTTCTGATTCGTAAGCTGCTCCTCCAGCGGAGAAACGACCACTTATCGTCCAGGATTTCTTTTCAATCGTAATCTGTTTTCCGACGGCCAGGTCCTCAACAGAGCACCCCAATTTGGCGGCTAGCAGTTTGCCAACGATTACTTCTCCTGCACCGGGCCATTTTCCCTCCGTGATCCGCACGCTACGCCGGACAAGTGGTGCGGTTTGGGTGACGCCACGGATCAAACCGAGTCCTCCTTTTTGATTGTCACCTGTCTGCACTCTGGTGCCGAGATACAACTCGGGCGAAATGTAATCGACACCGGCCCGCTGCTGAATACCATCCAGACTGGCTTTGAGCAACGAGGGAGTACGTGCAGGGACTGCTGAATTTTCGATATTTTCCTCTGCGCCCAGTGAGTACACGAGCACCACCGAAGGATCTCCACTGACAGCCAGCGAACGCTCCAATCCACGAATGAAACCAACAACCACGAAGATCAACAGAATCACCGTCGAGAGCGCCCCCAACGTCAACAACGTCCGAGTCGGACGACGCATCAAATTACGAACGCCATATTCCCAGGGGAGTGATCGTTTACGAAACATTCTGGTGCTTTCCTATTTTCCAGGCTTTGAGCTGGTAGGAATAAATCATAGAGAACGCCTTTTATGAGACTGGAGAATTAATCTGCATAATGCGCATCAGGTTACAGTAGATACATTCGGACCTCGCATTTTTCATGGCGCACGTAAGGAGTAGATTGGCCACGAATTGGCAGCAAACATCAGTGGGCGTAAGCGACGCCCTCAAAGCGAGATTAGATCAACAGCGAATGGTGCTGGATACAGAGAGTCAATCCACTCAAAAGAGGACCGGGCGGAGACTCGCTCCAATATGCTCGAGGATTCTCCACATGCGAGAGCTGTAAACTCAGAACAAGTTCTAGTGATGCGATAACGTCAGTCATACCTGCAACATCGAAGTCGAACTTGTCAGCAGAAACGACCGCTCCATGACAGAGACAATTTGAGCAGGAATCGTCATCCCCGGGAACCGCAGGTAATTTTCCAGAACTTTCCTGTGTGCATTTCTGAGAACAGCAACAGCAGGTCTTGTTAAAATTTACTTCCGCATCATCCCCCTGATTGGCCATCACAAACATGCAGCGGTATGGACAGATCAGAATCGTAAATACCAGAAGTGTGAAAAAACTCGTTTTCATAAATTCATCTTAGGCCTTCTGAATCAAGTGTCAACCGCAGTATATTCGAGTCACTCCTGACAAGCGATAAGCAGATTTGTCCATGTCAACAAATATGGAATCAACTCTGGATTCCTGCGAGCAGTCCTTTCATTTGCCCGGGGATTTCTACGAGTCTGCCTCTGTGTCGTTATTGAACTCTCTGTTTCTTTGAACGACAATTTTATCTCATAAATGTCTTCCGCTTCTCAATATTAAGTACGTATAGTATGCTGATATCACGTGCTCGATGATTCAGGTATGGACGAAAGTCATTCCGCTAATTGGAGTCAACTATGGAGTTTTGCGCTCCCAGCCCCAATGAATGTCCATTGGGAATCGAGTCGGTATCGCGACGAAAGTCGCTGCAAGTGATTGGGGCCGGACTGGCTGCTTTCTACGCTCCACTTACATATACTGAATCGCGGATTGAAGCGGCGGTACGCTCTGGAGCTGCCAAGCGAGTCATCATGATTTTCAATTGTGGTGCGCCCAGTCATCACGATTTGTGGGATCCTAAACCGCTGGCCGACTCAACGGTACGCGGGGAATTTCAGCCCATTGATACCAAAGTCTCGGGAATTCAGGTCAGTGAATTATTACCCGAGATGGCTAAGCGGATGGACAAACTGGCTATCGTACGCAGCGTGCATCATAAACACTCGGCTCACAATTCAGGCATGTACTGGTCGATAGCCGGTCGGCCGTACAAGCAGGATTCAACGCTGATCAACCCCAGCCCAGCTGACTTACCGAGTTTTGGCACGTTGATTGGCTGGCTTGCCAAAAGAGATGGCTACAGCAAAGCGGTTCCGCCTTATGTGATCACGCCCAAACCTCATTGTGATAGTTTGGTGTATTTGACACCGGGACAGTTCGGTGGTTGTCTGGGTGTTAAGCACGATCCGTTTGTTGTCAATGATGATCCCAACTCTAGCGATTTCAAAGTGCATAATCTTTCTTTGATGGAAGGGATGACAACAAAACGGTTTGAAAGGCGACTCGATATCATGCAACAACTTGGTTCATTGACACAACCGATTTACTCTCAAACAGCAATTGAAATGGAGACGTTTCGAGCCGAAGCATCGCGCGTGATTTCTTCTGGAGAAGCCGGGGAAGCATTCGATTTGTCCAGAGAACCGGACGAAGTTCGCGATCGGTACGGTCGACACAGTTGGGGACAATCCCATTTGCTCGCACGTCGGCTGATTGAAGCGGGAACCAAATTCGTATCGACCGTCAACGGACCGAGCATCACTTGGGATACTCACAAAGACAATTTTAACAAATTGAAAAACAGACTCGTGCCGCCGATGGAAAAGGCATACGCAGCTTTGCTGGATGATTTGGAGGAGCGTGGCTTGCTCGATGAAACACTCGTGATTTGGATGGGCGATTTCGGGCGGACACCGAAAATCAACAACGACGCCGGTCGCGATCATTGGCCAGGGTGTTACTCGGTTGTATTGGCCGGGGGCGGAATTCGTGGCGGTCAAGTAGTCGGTTCGTCGGACAAGATCGGGGCTTATCCAGAAACCAGGCCCGTCACGCCAGGTGATATTCACGCAACAGTATATCGCGCTCTTGGCTACAATCCCTCAGAGATCACCTATCAATCTGTCGATGGTCGTCCAATTCCGCTGACCGAAGGGACTCCGATTCCCGAATTGCTCAGTTGAATCATTCTAATTAATCGCAATCGAGTTTGGCATGACGATCATCAGTCCTCGTGCCCTGTTCCAATTAAATAATCAGGGTGGCAGTGGCGAAGCCAGTGTCACACAACTCGAAGTATTCAGCGGAACAATCCATTAGTGATATTTCAATGACGATAATAGTCAAACGACAAGAATAATATCACATCAGTAGCAGAAGATTCATACGCGGCGAGGAACCTGAACTGAGAATCCTTATCGACATTGATGGTTTTGACATTGATATGAAGTTTTGCAAATTCCATTAAATCATGACCCGACGCGTTAGCGAGGGGCCCTTGTGGAATTGTTAATCTACTGAATTTGGTCTTTGGCAACCCCATTAAACGAATCGATAATTACCCCGCGTTTATGCTTCACAGATCAGTTTTTCACGTGAAATAACAGTAACCAACTGGATATAGAGTTAACCGAATTATTAATCGGAAGCCGTCCCCTCGCTGACGCGTCGGGTTAAGATGTTCTCGATATTTCATACGCTGACTTCTCATTCTTTTGAATTCTAGCGTTTTGCAAAACTTCAGATTGATGTTTCATGCAGGGTTCTATTTTCTTAAATCTGGCGTATGAAATCCGAAAATAGCTGCGAACGAAACTAATCATTGTATTTCTCGCCGTCTCACGAATAGCGAGTCATGTCATTACGATGCACGTCATTGTGAAAATATAATGAACAGTGATTTGACCTGATTGTCAAATCTACTCCTCAGCGATACGATCATTTTATCAATGGTATGTCAATTACACATCAATTCCATTTGTGACTGCCAGGGTTTGTTTTTCAATACTATCTGTCAGATTTAATCATGAACGCCATTGCGAATTCGCAGAAGGCGAATTCTGTTTTCTCTTTGATGATTGGTTGTCGTTATGAGGATTGTGCTGCTCTCAATTGCGGTTTGTCTTGTGGGGAGCGCGTGCTCAAATATTACGTCAGCGCAAGATTCAGCGACAGCCAGGCTGAGTAAGCAACAGGCTTCTGAGATTGCAGCCATACACCAGGAATCGAAAGCATTTATCACGGCTTTCAACGAACACGATGCCAAAGCGGTTGCGGCATTATGGACCGAAGATGGTGAGTACATTGATGAATCTGGAAATACGCTCTCTGGCCAAGCAGAAATCGAGAAGGCATACACCGAGTTCTTTGAGGCAAGCCCCAAAGCGAAGATGAACATTGTGATCGATTCCTTACGCATATTGAGTGAGGGATCTGCCATTGAAGATGGACGTGCAATCGTAGAACCTGTATCCCCAGGCTCAACAGGGGTCACTCAATACACGGTCTTTCATGTCAAGGTCGATGGAAAATGGAAGATGGCATCGGTCCGCGATACCGTTAT from Rubinisphaera italica includes the following:
- a CDS encoding PP2C family protein-serine/threonine phosphatase; the encoded protein is MQTLFSKWWNYGTRPWSISFQLLLIVNSVLGIAIVALLIFRYSSEMENEVHKKYLSLNDEAIAIHGAASHLQSDHHTADIQSYIDTVCAQMQKATLQCHSIAVKINGELIQAQAHLDEPPELFSTIAKAAVSKDHREQAADHMLVAASYAGDGITVYVSENLNAVRKTIRQDLQLQLFVLGSLGLIAAGIVNVVLVQVVGKPLNLLLETVDEIAAGNFGAESPLFKCDEMLRLSQAINSMSQTLQNNDRERQLQMVKAQQIQQYLLPSEVRLPGLQAAHLFQPADLVAGDYYDFVPLSNGTWLICLADVTGHGIPAAMGATMLKSLLLSAAEQPPFDTVSIISEINRRFVRTVLPGNFASMFLGCWNPETFEFCWASAGHDPGYLLNTSNEISLLNSTGMLLGIDEDAQWEVKRLHLKSNEQVLLYSDGAPDTQSPEGEIFGRERLLESFRSASQLSNQHGLEKLENDLSDFRLNSPRKDDLTLVLIKAE
- a CDS encoding ABC transporter permease, which gives rise to MFRLVSYVLKGIWRHRARTMLTVSGAAVAMFVFCFVGSVQEGLERLTFDEDAQRTLIVFQENRFCPTSSRLPEDYARRIAEIPGVKDVMPVQVWTNNCRASLDIVVFNGAPPKQLQTARNLKLISGNWSDYESRRDAAIVGRNVAMRRNLKTGDQFSIGDLDVQVVGIFSSHVPAEENLIYTGLEFLQYTRGLDSAGLVTQHEVHLTDNADPDEVASSIDEALRAGPVATTTRRKGAFQTSTLSDLVDLIGFAHYLGYACVGLVLALVATTTVMAVQDRIKEHAVLQTVGVRPARVFRIVIAESLLLCLAGGILGTAFALSILAWGGLAIGAEGVTIAFRPSIHLAVAGLLVSAIVGVLAGIIPAIQAARTPIVMALRQP
- a CDS encoding ABC transporter ATP-binding protein, coding for MALVEIRNLSKSFSKGGEVISPLNDVDLDIHQGDFVLLMGPSGTGKSTLLNLISGIDKPDQGTIVVDGVEVTKLSRGKLADWRAANLGYIFQTHNLIPVLTAYENVELPTLLLPLTSAERRRRVELALEAVGLSDRADHYPRQMSGGQEQRVGIARAIVAHPKVVVADEPTGSLDTKTSDQIQILLQRLNRELDITLVMVTHDSEASQIASRQMVLNEGKILESDSGHSNGTHSGQHVQLTGGQ
- a CDS encoding HlyD family efflux transporter periplasmic adaptor subunit → MTTATRPQLDLRELALDRPGNSTAGPKARRKPLLTRYLIPGGILLGFVALLSVAISEQLMPRHEVTVIPVLTSRAEVQQQGTPLFQAAGWVEPRPTPINVAALAQGVVEELLVVEGQSVNKGEPVARLIDIDAQLALRQAQTILQLRKAELESAKADFKAAELRVKYPVHLEATLADAESSLAQTRTTLAKLPHLIKSAEARLLYTKQNYEGKQAAEEAVAGRLIQQARAEYSDAESQLTELNQRGPYLQKEVATLEKKVAALSSQLELLIEESQQLNDARAKQHYAETRVVEAELAVEKAQLNLDRTTVRSPFTGLVLNLVASPGSRVMGMESSAGQSSSTVVTMYDPAKLQVRADVRLEDVPLVQPGQPVEIQTASSKNPIKGRVLLPTSTANIQKNTLEVKVAIDDPPTTIRPEMLVTATFLAPPVPESQREDVQETERLLIPRDLIITSEGETSVWIVTADRTAELQPITLGKAGTEEFVEVVSGLNPTSKVIATGQQRMKPGAALEVVGEASLGN
- a CDS encoding ABC transporter permease, which produces MFRKRSLPWEYGVRNLMRRPTRTLLTLGALSTVILLIFVVVGFIRGLERSLAVSGDPSVVLVYSLGAEENIENSAVPARTPSLLKASLDGIQQRAGVDYISPELYLGTRVQTGDNQKGGLGLIRGVTQTAPLVRRSVRITEGKWPGAGEVIVGKLLAAKLGCSVEDLAVGKQITIEKKSWTISGRFSAGGAAYESEIWCRLPDFQQALKRQDISIVAMALTPKSTAATVALFCKERTDLELQAVGEVEYYASLQQHYKPMRILAWLIVLLVSGAGGFAGLNMMYGAIAGRIREIATLQAVGYRRRAILMSILQEGALLAAAGSLLAATIALLFLNGVAVRFTMGAFALRVDGVCLLVGCGVGLLLGILGALPPAMKALRLPVAESLKAI
- a CDS encoding DUF1501 domain-containing protein translates to MEFCAPSPNECPLGIESVSRRKSLQVIGAGLAAFYAPLTYTESRIEAAVRSGAAKRVIMIFNCGAPSHHDLWDPKPLADSTVRGEFQPIDTKVSGIQVSELLPEMAKRMDKLAIVRSVHHKHSAHNSGMYWSIAGRPYKQDSTLINPSPADLPSFGTLIGWLAKRDGYSKAVPPYVITPKPHCDSLVYLTPGQFGGCLGVKHDPFVVNDDPNSSDFKVHNLSLMEGMTTKRFERRLDIMQQLGSLTQPIYSQTAIEMETFRAEASRVISSGEAGEAFDLSREPDEVRDRYGRHSWGQSHLLARRLIEAGTKFVSTVNGPSITWDTHKDNFNKLKNRLVPPMEKAYAALLDDLEERGLLDETLVIWMGDFGRTPKINNDAGRDHWPGCYSVVLAGGGIRGGQVVGSSDKIGAYPETRPVTPGDIHATVYRALGYNPSEITYQSVDGRPIPLTEGTPIPELLS
- a CDS encoding YybH family protein; its protein translation is MRIVLLSIAVCLVGSACSNITSAQDSATARLSKQQASEIAAIHQESKAFITAFNEHDAKAVAALWTEDGEYIDESGNTLSGQAEIEKAYTEFFEASPKAKMNIVIDSLRILSEGSAIEDGRAIVEPVSPGSTGVTQYTVFHVKVDGKWKMASVRDTVIQASPAYHALKDFDWFIGSWVAEENGVKLESNCRWIANKTFIERRHSATHHDGSKSEGLQIIGWNPYAGHIQSWDFSSNGGNAAGVWLPTEGGWTGEMQGVAGDGSVTSAVNYLIRLDDNAYVWRSTDRTRGGQSLPEADEVVIRRSVPVE